From Coccinella septempunctata chromosome 4, icCocSept1.1, whole genome shotgun sequence, a single genomic window includes:
- the LOC123310874 gene encoding programmed cell death protein 10: MTMGDETPATSLIFPVLIRPILSQLEKQDVSASQTLRSALTKAEASYPGITYDLVVGIMKKGDIAVNMNESILRLQGGVSETDVVEYRLSRSEDAFQELNKKSASLKRILSRIPDEITDRKTFLETIKEIASAIKKLLDAVNEISGFIPGSTGKQALEQRKREFVKFSKRFSNTLKEYFKEGHANAVFVSALYLIHQTNMIIATVKSKCE; encoded by the exons ATGACAATGGGCGATGAAACTCCTGCTACATCGCTGATTTTTCCTGTTTTGATACGCCCTATTCTTTCTCAG TTAGAAAAACAGGATGTATCAGCCTCTCAAACTTTGCGATCAGCTCTTACTAAAGCAGAAGCTTCATATCCTGGTATTACATATGATCTGGTTGTTGGTATCATGAAAAAGGGAGATATTGCAGTTAATATGAATGAGAGCATTTTGAGACTACAAGGAGGAGTTTCAGAAACTGATG ttgTGGAATACAGACTGAGTAGATCAGAAGATGCTTTTCAAGAACTCAATAAGAAGTCTGCTTCCCTAAAAAGAATATTGAGCAGGATACCGGATGAAATAACTGATAGAAAAACGTTCCTGGAAACAATTAA GGAAATTGCTAGTGCCATTAAGAAACTATTGGATGCTGTGAATGAAATAAGTGGTTTCATTCCTGGAAGTACTGGTAAACAAGCTTTAGAGCAAAGGAAAAGGGAATTTGTCAAATTTTCTAAAAGGTTCAGTAACACTTTAAAGGAGTATTTCAAAGAAGGACA tgCCAATGCAGTATTTGTTAGTGCCCTTTATTTGATTCATCAAACAAACATGATAATAGCGACGGTTAAGAGCAAATGTGAATAG
- the LOC123310873 gene encoding WD repeat-containing protein 55 homolog, producing MCPSQKMNQIVMEESQDSDSSDSSISISDSDEEDNEVNMVSDSDDNKANKSTEENPESEEEDEVIKAMRLASKKKSNHPPPIKMEEDISTLSFHPHEEIIAIADVSGDVHLYKYSLETNACLSTLELHTTSCRDVDFSHDGNVMFSVGSDKSIMMSDMETQKLIKFYEDAHEHPINCISVVGEHLYSTGDDEGNVRLWDPRVDTQIYKARKNEDYISEMITNEEEQYLLCTSGDGSLTTFDLRKRNFLMQSEEYQEDLTCIGLFRHETKVLVGTNKGKLLLFNWNQFGLHSDIFPGPKTPINSLVPITENIVVTACDDGVLRATHLFPHRHLGIVGQHENSSVEKVDICNNGTFVASFSPENDVRFWNIEYFEDFDKVDRKHKKHNSKKEMKNNLPSSKYGNASDFFSGLIE from the exons ATGTGTCCTAGCCAAAAAATGAACCAAATAGTTATGGAAGAATCACAAGATTCAGATAGTAGTGATAGTAGTATCAGCATAAGCGATTCAGATGAAGAAGATAATGAGGTCAATATGGTAAGCGATAGTGACGACAATAAAGCAAATAAAAGTACTGAAGAAAATCCTGAAAGCGAGGAAGAGGATGAAGTTATCAAGGCTATGAGACTGGCATCTAAGAAGAAAAGTAATCATCCACCACCAATCAAAATGGAAGAAGATATTTCCACCCTATCTTTTCACCCTCATGAAGAAATAATAGCTATAGCAGATGTATCTGGAGATGTTCACCTTTATAAATATTCACTTGAAACAAATGCTTGCTTAAGTACTCTTGAACTTCACACAACATCTTGCAGAGACGTTGACTTTAGTCATGATGGAAATGTAATGTTTTCTGTTGGTTCTGATAAATCCATTATGATGAGTGACATGGAGAcacaaaaattaataaaattttatgaagatgcCCATGAACATCCCATAAACTGCATTTCTGTAGTAGGCGAGCATCTTTATAGTACAGGAGATGATGAGGGAAATGTTAGATTGTGGGATCCAAGAGTTGATACTCAAATTTATAAAGCTAGGAAGAATGAGGACTATATAAGTGAGATGATAACAAATGAGGAAGAACAATATTTATTATGTACTAGTGGAGATGGGTCATTGACAACTTTTGATTTGAGAAAGAG AAATTTCTTAATGCAATCAGAAGAATACCAAGAAGACTTGACTTGTATTGGATTATTTCGCCATGAAACTAAAGTATTAGTTGGAACAAATAAAGGAAAGCTACTACTTTTCAACTGGAATCAATTTGGTCTTCATAGTGATATTTTCCCTGGACCCAAAACTCCTATAAACTCATTGGTTCCTATTACTGAAAATATTGTGGTAACAGCTTGTGATGATGGTGTTTTAAGAGCAACACATTTGTTTCCTCACAGACATCTTGGAATTGTTGGCCAACATGAAAATAGCTCAGTTGAAAAAGTGGATATCTGTAATAACGGAACATTTGTAGCTTCATTTAGCCCAGAAAATGATGTACGATTTTGGAACAtagagtattttgaagattttgatAAAGTTGATAGAAAACATAAAAAGCataattcaaaaaaagaaatgaaaaataatttaccATCCTCGAAGTATGGAAATGCATCAGATTTCTTCAGCGGACTAATAGAATGA
- the LOC123310872 gene encoding DNA excision repair protein ERCC-5 homolog → MGVHGLWRLIEPSGKPVPVESLENKILAVDVSIWLHQAIKGFQDAKGAPALNDHLLGIFHRVCKLLYFKIKPIFVFDGGVPVLKRETIAKRNKLKHKNISEADKIQKQLLDTLIKHSAVSKVLGEKAKNELASVSSSKQEKTGDDLFKLPKAEEKSEKSDEEDSSESDNGSPTKHWNLHNIDTRSEHFKSLPADVRHEILTELKETRKQSSWGRLHELPTQSDDFSGFQMQRLLKRQEVQLALEEAEKEMGGHSLSLAELEEILKDQGVISKNIMGNRIASDENTRYLYIRDVKQALEKARREEEKKKMKAIKEECEENDLKVEEDENIKASKADLELESDIQKAIALSLQEQPSGSGYVNKKKLSDFSFLENFEDEDFESSSAEESSHITKNSKLTSAQNYMMEYSGLTPNEIAKIIASNEKNQPKKRKLVSILEDETKKSEINRRSKSDEVLVEKSEESNSKKIKLTHINECSEVLAERDNSSHSQELRDSNISCESESIKGGFKLNVISGDKKDMEISNPTRNEETDVTENETISPKVNCIETEKKEMIEENINSTEDKIAKVDISAGFTSGSEESENDFEEVEELSLVPEEKNMMEIKIEAKEFIEEDDLFADIFIPKNEKNEFQKEETILEKSTETIANEEKVVGKEEDNKKLVNKDEQEEPKQKDDLLEDLMNKVEEIKSKESGEKHQVEDWQVPKSADKLKLTENDLKTLRDDLNKEELELRNEQGLRERLGTNITDQMYQEAQDLLELFGLPYVVAPMEAEAQCAFLESASLTDGTITDDSDIWLFGGKTVYKNFFNQSKHVLEYRAEDIKHHFKLTREQMILLALLVGSDYTTGLQGVGPVTAMEILANFPPSSTSSFTLSHNQLLMGLNEFKSWFMGGKSVARTKNSLRNKLKNVTFTEGFPSMQVVQAYLNPTVDQSEEQFTWSKPDIVALIDFGRSKFGWSKIKTEEILKPVIKRMKESKYQSTLLNYFKIKHDLNAEEAQKLMSERVRSAVKRIGQDPKDIEDSDDSEELKNVKKRKKSDCDKDKKKTTSVKRKAKKNESTKGILSDDEFIEIDQIEALLETVEKENETNKSRKGRKKKVVKPSKLLGQTEAGNALENKDGIESNENKFDEKTEEKISPEVKASVGSKDEKNSISILENEEMNLLIKVLSNQEPSTSKNATKIARVKKIAEKIEKVKNPESNEEQGSTSINRKITKKLEKNEQKGSVEDLEAATTSRKESNIMKLKRIARKLEGKNVVTLEEKMRPKRKVKSKTLKPADNIDEELKVLKETEDFSIKRVEDIKAEAEKIIEKELNKKKLIERKIHRKEIIPQKERAQKNLVNNRLRAIEVFRKSKIDPSTKKGAAHKSRPPKEDADLSESSSDSDL, encoded by the exons ATGGGAGTTCACGGTTTATGGAGACTCATTGAGCCTTCCGGTAAACCTGTACCTGTGGAATCCCTAGAAAACAAAATATTGGCTGTCG ATGTTTCGATATGGTTGCATCAGGCAATAAAAGGATTTCAGGATGCAAAAGGTGCACCTGCACTCAATGACCATTTACTGGGAATTTTTCACAGAGTGTGCaaattattatatttcaaaataaaacctatttttgtttttgatggAGGTGTACCAGTTCTTAAACGAGAAACTATT GCTAAGCGAAACAAACTGAAGCACAAAAATATCTCTGAAGCAGACAAAATACAAAAGCAGCTTCTCGATACTTTGATTAAACATTCAGCTGTGAGTAAAGTATTAGGAGAAAAAGCCAAAAATGAGTTGGCTTCAGTATCCTCGTCTAAACAAGAAAAAACAGGTGATGACTTGTTCAAATTGCCCAAAGCTgaagaaaaatctgaaaaaagcGACGAAGAAGACTCAAGTGAATCAGATAATGGTAGTCCGACTAAACACTGGAACTTACACAATATTGATACTAGATCTGAACATTTCAAAAGCCTTCCTGCTGATGTTAGACATGAAATCCTCACTGAATTGAAAGAGACCAGAAAACAATCTTCTTGGGGTAGACTGCATGAACTACCTACACAAAGTGATGATTTTTCAG GTTTCCAAATGCAAAGGCTTCTTAAAAGGCAAGAAGTACAATTGGCTTTAGAAGAGGCAGAAAAAGAGATGGGCGGCCATTCCCTCTCCTTAGCGGAATTAGAAGAAATCCTTAAGGATCAAGGAGTAATTTCAAAGAATATAATGGGAAACAGAATTGCTTCGGATGAGAACACAAG ATACCTATATATAAGAGATGTTAAACAAGCCCTAGAAAAAGCCAGacgagaagaagaaaaaaagaaaatgaaagcaataaagGAAGAATGTGAGGAAAATGACTTGAAAGTagaagaagatgaaaacataaaagcaAGTAAAGCTGACTTAGAATTGGAATCAGATATACAGAAAGCTATTGCTTTATCTCTACAAGAACAACCATCAGGGTCAGGTTACGTCAACAAAAAAAAGTTGTCAGATTTTTCTTTTCTAGAAAATTTTGAAGATGAAGATTTTGAAtcaagttctgcagaagaatcAAGCCatataacaaaaaattcaaagttgACTTCAGCCCAAAATTATATGATGGAATATAGTGGCCTTACTCCAAATGAGATAGCAAAGATCATTGCCAGTAATGAGAAAAACCAGCCAAAGAAAAGGAAACTAGTTTCTATATTAGaagatgaaacaaaaaaaagtgaaataaacAGAAGGTCGAAATCGGATGAAGTACTTGTGGAAAAATCTGAAGAATcaaattcaaagaaaataaaacTGACACACATTAACGAGTGTTCAGAGGTATTAGCAGAAAGGGATAATTCCTCTCATTCCCAAGAACTCAGAGACAGTAATATAAGTTGTGAAAGCGAGAGCATCAAAGGAGGATTCAAACTAAATGTTATTTCTGGTGACAAAAAAGATATGGAAATAAGTAATCCAACTAGAAATGAAGAAACTGATGTGACAGAAAATGAAACCATTTCACCAAAAGTGAATTGCAtagaaactgaaaaaaaggaaatGATAGAGGAAAATATAAACTCAACAGAGGACAAAATAGCCAAAGTAGATATTTCAGCAGGATTTACTTCAGGAAGTGAAGAATCCGAGAATGATTTTGAAGAAGTTGAAGAACTCTCATTAGTccctgaagaaaaaaatatgatgGAAATCAAAATTGAAGCAAAGGAGTTCATTGAAGAGGATGATTTATTTGCTGATATCTTCAttccaaaaaatgaaaaaaatgaattccaaaaagaagaaacaataTTAGAGAAGTCAACTGAAACAATTGCAAATGAAGAAAAGGTAGTAGGTAAAGAGGAAGACAATAAAAAACTAGTAAATAAAGATGAACAAGAAGAGCCAAAACAAAAAGATGATCTTCTAGAAGATTTAATGAATAAagttgaagaaataaaaagtaAAGAAAGTGGCGAAAAACATCAGGTGGAAGATTGGCAGGTACCAAAGTCAGCAGATAAATTAAAATTAACAGAGAATGATCTGAAAACGCTTCGAGATGATTTAAATAAAGAAGAGCTAGAATTAAGAAATGAGCAAGGCCTACGGGAACGATTAGGTACTAATATTACTGATCAGATGTACCAAGAAGCTCAA gatTTATTGGAACTATTCGGCTTGCCCTATGTTGTGGCACCAATGGAAGCTGAAGCCCAGTGCGCATTTTTGGAATCTGCTTCTTTAACTGATGGAACTATAACTGATGATAGTGATATATGGCTCTTTGGTGGCAAAACAGTATataagaattttttcaatcagAGCAAACATGTTTTAGAATATAGGGCGGAAGATATTAAACATCATTTCA AACTAACAAGGGAACAAATGATTTTGCTTGCTCTATTGGTGGGCAGTGATTATACAACTGGTTTACAAGGTGTTGGCCCTGTTACTGCTATGGAGATCTTAGCAAATTTTCCCCCAAGCAGTACCTCAAGTTTCACCCTATCCCACAACCAACTACTCATGGGACTGAACGAATTCAAATCATGGTTTATGGGAGGAAAATCAGTAGCCAGGACCAAAAATTCCTTgagaaataaattgaaaaatgtaacCTTTACCGAAGGTTTTCCGAGCATGCAAGTTGTTCAAGCCTACCTGAATCCCACAGTAGATCAAAGTGAAGAGCAATTCACTTGGTCGAAACCAGATATTGTCGCCTTGATTGATTTTGGTAGGTCCAAGTTCGGATGGAGTAAAATCAAAACAGAAGAAATACTCAAACCTGTTATAAAACGGATGAAAGAAAGCAAGTATCAAAGTACGCTTCTCAATTACTTCAAAATTAAACATGACTTGAACGCTGAAGAAGCTCAGAAACTCATGAGTGAAAGAGTGAGATCAGCTGTGAAAAGGATTGGGCAAGATCCAAAGGATATTGAAGACAGTGATGATTCAgaggaattgaaaaatgtgaaaaaaagaaagaaatctgATTGTGATAAAGACAAGAAAAAAACTACCTCTGTTAAAAGGAAGGCAAAAAAGAACGAAAGTACAAAAGGAATCTTGTCAGATgatgaatttattgaaattgatcAAATTGAAGCACTACTGGAAACTGTTGAAAAGgaaaatgaaacaaataaaTCTAGAAAAGGAAGGAAGAAAAAAGTTGTTAAACCCTCGAAACTCTTAGGTCAAACTGAAGCAGGTAATGCATTGGAAAACAAAGATGGTATCGAATCTAACGAGAACAAATTTGATGAAAAGACTGAGGAAAAAATCTCTCCAGAAGTGAAAGCAAGTGTTGGATCCAAGGAtgagaaaaattccatttctatACTTGAAAATGAGGAGATGAACCTGCTCATAAAAGTATTGAGTAATCAGGAACCAAGCACCTCCAAAAATGCTACTAAAATTGCTAGAGttaaaaaaattgcagaaaAGATTGAGAAAGTTAAAAATCCAGAATCAAATGAAGAACAAGGATCAACATCTATTAATAGAAAAATAACGAAGAAGTTGGAGAAGAATGAACAAAAAGGTTCAGTAGAGGATTTGGAAGCTGCTACCACATCTAGAAAAGAAAGCAATATAATGAAACTAAAGCGAATTGCCAGAAAATTAGAGGGAAAGAATGTTGTAACACTTGAAGAAAAGATGCGACCTAAAAGAAAAGTCAAATCAAAAACCCTCAAACCTGCTGATAATATAGATGAAGAGTTAAAAGTTTTAAAAGAAACAGAGGACTTTTCTATAAAACGAGTTGAAGATATAAAAGCTGaagcagaaaaaattattgaaaaagaattaaataagaaaaaactgaTAGAGAGAAAAATACACAGAAAAGAAATAATCCCCCAGAAGGAAAGAGCACAAAAGAACTTGGTTAATAACCGGCTGAGAGCAATTGAAGTTTTTAGAAAATCAAAAATAGACCCATCTACCAAAAAAGGTGCTGCACACAAATCAAGACCTCCAAAAGAAGATGCAGATTTGTCTGAGAGTAGTAGCGATAGTGATTTATGA
- the LOC123311598 gene encoding suppressor of hairless protein: MPHQYGLPGIAHGQSPPTPPPQQGAMYGGRFSGAVVPGGYREDRRLTREAMERYLRDRSDMVIVILHAKVAQKSYGNEKRFFCPPPCIYLFGDGWRLRQEQMAREGESEQASQLCAFIGIGNSDQDMQQLDLNNGKQYCAAKTLYISDSDKRKHFMLSVKMFYGSGHDIGVFHSKRIKVISKPSKKKQSLKNADLCIASGTKVALFNRLRSQTVSTRYLHVENGHFHASSTQWGAFTIHLLDDNESESEEFQVRDGYIHYGSTVKLVCSVTGMALPRLIIRKVDKQQALLEADDPVSQLHKCAFYMKDTERMYLCLSQERIIQFQATPCPKEANKEMINDGACWTIISTDKAEYQFYEGMGPVRSPVTPVPIVHSLHLNGGGDVAMLELTGDNFSPSLQVWFGDVEAETMYRCQESMLCVVPDISQFRGEWLWVRQPTQVPVSLVRSDGIIYATGLTFTYTPEPGPRPHYGPADEVMRSGTLQQQNSEPTWGQQHSTNMH; this comes from the exons ATGCCCCATCAATACGGGCTACCTGGAATAGCCCATGGACAATCACCCCCAACACCTCCACCCCAGCAGGGGGCCATGTACGGGGGCAGATTTTCTGGCGCAGTGGTGCCTGGAGGCTACCGTGAAGACCGCAGGCTGACTAGGGAAGCAATGGAAAGGTATTTACGGGATAGATCAGATATGGTCATCGTGATCCTTCATGCCAAAGTAGCCCAAAAATCCTATGGTAACGAGAAACGTTTCTTCTGTCCACCTCCTTGTATATACCTCTTCGGAGATGGCTGGAGATTGAGACAAGAGCAGATGGCCAGAGAGGGTGAGTCTGAACAGGCCTCCCAGTTATGTGCATTCATAGGAATCGGTAATTCTGACCAAGACATGCAACAATTGGACCTTAACAATGGTAAACAGTATTGTGCAGCAAAAACTTTGTATATATCAGATTCGGACAAACGAAAACATTTTATGCTCTCAGTGAAGATGTTTTACGGTTCAGGACATGATATTGGTGTGTTTCATAGTAAAAGAATCAAAGTTATTTCTAAGCCTTCCAAGAAAAAACAGTCTCTCAAGAACGCAGATTTGTGTATAGCTAGTGGTACAAAAGTGGCTCTCTTCAATCGGTTGAGGTCTCAGACTGTCAGCACAAGGTATTTGCATGTTGAGAATGGACATTTTCATGCAAGTTCCACGCAATGGGGTGCTTTTACAATTCATCTTCTGGATGACAATGAATCAGAGAGTGAAGAATTTCAAGTACGAGATGGGTATATTCATTACGGGTCCACTGTCAAATTAGTTTGTTCAGTCACTGGAATGGCTTTGCCTAGGTTGATCATAAGAAAG GTGGACAAGCAGCAGGCTCTGCTTGAAGCTGACGATCCAGTCTCTCAACTTCATAAATGCGCCTTCTACATGAAAGATACAGAACGCATGTACCTCTGCTTATCTCAGGAACGCATTATACAATTCCAGGCCACCCCATGCCCCAAAGAGGCTAACAAAGAGATGATCAACGATGGTGCATGCTGGACTATCATTTCTACAGATAAGGCAGAGTATCAGTTCTACGAGGGTATGGGACCTGTAAGGTCGCCTGTAACTCCCGTGCCGATCGTCCATAGCCTCCATTTGAATGGAGGAGGTGATGTTGCAATGTTAGAGTTGACGGGAGATAATTTTTCCCCCTCTCTTCAAGTTTGGTTTGGGGATGTTGAAGCCGAAACTATGTATAGGTGTCAG GAGTCTATGCTTTGCGTTGTTCCAGACATTTCACAGTTCAGGGGAGAATGGCTTTGGGTACGTCAACCAACCCAAGTTCCTGTATCTCTGGTAAGATCTGACGGTATTATTTATGCTACGGGTTTAACCTTTACATACACTCCCGAACCGGGACCAAGACCTCATTATGGCCCTGCTGACGAAGTTATGCGAAGTGGGACCTTACAACAACAAAATTCTGAACCCACTTGGGGTCAGCAACATTCAACAAATATGCATTAA